One segment of Paenibacillus rhizovicinus DNA contains the following:
- a CDS encoding DUF554 domain-containing protein, whose product MVLWGAIVNACAIIAGGFLGVLVPRISDRIRRTVMQGLGLSIAVLGITMAIKPANILLTIFSLVAGGVIGELLRIEDRLQQLGDWLEKAVVRGDKQNSKMGSVAEGFVTATLVFCIGAMAVLGSLDSGLRHNHDILYTKAMLDGFLAIIFASTLGIGVVFSALPILLYEGILSLAAALISSGLSSGDLDAVIAQITAVGGVLIIGIGINILEIKRINVGNLLPAIVIAAVGMPLYHALF is encoded by the coding sequence ATGGTGTTATGGGGAGCAATCGTGAACGCCTGCGCGATTATTGCCGGGGGATTTCTCGGCGTTCTGGTTCCTCGCATATCCGATCGCATTCGCAGAACGGTCATGCAAGGGCTGGGTTTGTCGATCGCCGTATTAGGCATAACGATGGCGATCAAGCCGGCCAACATCTTGTTAACGATCTTCAGCCTGGTAGCGGGCGGCGTTATCGGCGAATTGCTCCGCATCGAAGATCGTCTCCAGCAGTTGGGAGACTGGCTCGAGAAGGCCGTCGTCCGCGGCGACAAGCAAAACTCGAAGATGGGTTCGGTGGCCGAGGGCTTCGTTACGGCGACGCTCGTCTTCTGCATCGGAGCGATGGCTGTCCTGGGCTCGCTGGACAGCGGCTTGCGGCATAATCATGACATTCTGTATACGAAGGCCATGCTGGATGGATTCCTGGCCATCATTTTCGCATCGACATTAGGGATTGGGGTCGTCTTCTCGGCGCTGCCGATTCTTCTGTACGAAGGCATCCTCTCTCTGGCCGCGGCGCTAATCTCGAGCGGGCTCAGCAGCGGGGATCTCGACGCGGTCATCGCGCAAATCACGGCCGTCGGCGGCGTGCTGATTATCGGGATCGGCATTAACATTTTGGAGATTAAACGAATCAACGTAGGCAATTTGCTGCCGGCTATCGTTATCGCTGCCGTGGGCATGCCGTTGTATCACGCTTTATTCTAA
- a CDS encoding Gfo/Idh/MocA family protein, giving the protein MNKVRVGVIGVGGIANACHLPNYMKNPHVELVAVADRDLARAGEIAAKYGINQAFDSAEAMFSGTVLDAVSICTFNESHVRLALLALERGLDVLVEKPMAVSVEDAELLRAKANASDRVVMVGMSARYSNPFAALHAIAVSGELGDIYYAKARFMRRRGVPYGWFTSNQYSGGGPMMDIGVHALDAAWWMMGMPEPERALGKLFHKIAPYDTKGVGFYEALSSENKADPVYDVEDLGTAFITFKNGSALTIDASWAMNGVQDDTIKIELYGTKGGASLDPFTVFKELSHLPVDSTLKVAGNDNYESEINHFIDCVRERKQPLSGVDQGCQVVRMLDAIRRSSEAGDSVII; this is encoded by the coding sequence ATGAACAAAGTCAGAGTCGGTGTTATTGGCGTAGGAGGCATCGCGAATGCCTGCCATTTGCCTAATTATATGAAGAATCCGCATGTGGAACTCGTGGCGGTAGCCGATCGCGATTTGGCCCGCGCGGGGGAAATCGCCGCGAAGTACGGGATCAATCAAGCATTCGATTCCGCGGAAGCGATGTTCTCGGGAACCGTGCTGGATGCCGTCAGCATCTGCACCTTCAATGAAAGCCATGTCCGGCTGGCATTGCTGGCGCTGGAGCGCGGACTTGACGTGCTGGTCGAGAAGCCGATGGCCGTATCGGTCGAAGATGCGGAGCTGCTTCGCGCGAAGGCGAATGCATCGGACCGGGTCGTAATGGTCGGCATGAGCGCCCGTTACAGCAACCCGTTCGCGGCGCTGCATGCGATCGCGGTATCCGGGGAATTAGGCGATATCTATTACGCCAAAGCGCGTTTCATGCGCCGACGCGGCGTCCCTTACGGCTGGTTCACATCGAATCAATACTCGGGCGGCGGACCGATGATGGATATCGGGGTTCATGCGCTCGATGCTGCTTGGTGGATGATGGGCATGCCGGAACCGGAGCGCGCGCTGGGGAAGCTGTTCCATAAGATCGCTCCTTACGACACGAAGGGAGTCGGCTTCTATGAAGCGTTGTCCAGCGAGAATAAAGCGGATCCGGTCTACGACGTGGAGGATCTCGGCACGGCGTTCATCACCTTCAAGAACGGGTCCGCGCTTACAATCGATGCAAGCTGGGCGATGAACGGCGTCCAGGACGATACGATCAAGATCGAGCTGTACGGCACCAAGGGAGGCGCGAGCCTTGATCCGTTCACCGTCTTCAAGGAACTGAGCCATCTGCCTGTCGACAGCACGCTCAAGGTAGCGGGCAACGACAATTACGAGAGCGAAATCAATCATTTCATCGATTGCGTAAGGGAACGGAAACAGCCGTTGTCGGGCGTGGATCAAGGCTGCCAAGTCGTCAGAATGCTCGATGCGATCCGCCGTTCGTCGGAAGCGGGAGATTCGGTAATCATTTAA
- the nagA gene encoding N-acetylglucosamine-6-phosphate deacetylase produces the protein MSEVTNARPATWYVDGTVFTEEGKIEGGHVLVLPDGTIGAIAAELPQAMEENTRIIPLNGDLIIPGFVDVHVHGGNGFAVMEGTYEHLDGMSRFHASRGTTAFLATTGGAGTGEEGNIAALKAAAQAAEQGLSGAALAGIHMEGPFLNEKRKGAFKVHELRTPDLGEMGRYIAAAGGHLKLITVAPELSGGMELVRFLQERGVTVSIGHSDATFAEVSEAVRNGVTHTTHHFNGMRPLHHREPGVAGAGLILSELTTELIADGVHVHPALVKMLYEVKGEMNVCVVTDAVHCTGLPDGLYGRQRVSQGTIYLDGTETLAGSSLTMIQAFRNVLEYTGLPIEKVLPSLTLVPARQGGMDSRKGSIAVGKDADFLILDSELSLKATYVQGKEVYRNELI, from the coding sequence GTGAGCGAGGTTACGAATGCAAGACCGGCGACCTGGTATGTCGACGGGACAGTGTTCACCGAAGAAGGAAAGATCGAGGGCGGGCATGTGCTTGTTCTGCCTGACGGCACGATCGGCGCGATTGCCGCGGAGCTTCCTCAAGCCATGGAGGAGAATACCCGCATCATTCCGTTGAATGGGGATCTGATTATTCCCGGGTTCGTTGACGTCCATGTGCATGGCGGGAACGGTTTCGCCGTGATGGAGGGAACGTACGAGCATCTCGACGGCATGAGCCGGTTCCACGCTTCTCGGGGCACGACGGCATTTCTTGCGACGACCGGAGGGGCGGGCACGGGCGAGGAAGGGAACATCGCTGCCCTGAAAGCCGCGGCGCAAGCGGCGGAGCAGGGCTTGTCCGGAGCGGCGCTGGCGGGCATCCATATGGAAGGGCCGTTTCTGAACGAGAAACGCAAAGGCGCGTTCAAGGTCCATGAATTGAGAACGCCGGACCTTGGTGAAATGGGACGCTATATCGCCGCAGCGGGCGGCCATTTGAAGCTGATTACAGTGGCTCCCGAGCTTTCCGGGGGAATGGAGCTGGTTCGTTTTCTTCAAGAACGGGGCGTTACGGTCTCGATCGGCCACTCGGATGCGACGTTCGCAGAAGTGTCCGAGGCCGTCAGAAACGGCGTTACCCATACGACGCACCACTTCAACGGGATGCGGCCGCTTCACCATCGAGAGCCGGGCGTCGCCGGAGCGGGGCTGATATTATCCGAGCTGACGACGGAGCTGATCGCAGACGGCGTTCATGTCCATCCCGCATTGGTGAAGATGCTCTATGAGGTAAAGGGCGAAATGAACGTATGCGTCGTTACGGATGCCGTTCATTGCACGGGGCTGCCCGACGGCTTATACGGAAGACAGCGGGTATCGCAAGGAACGATTTATTTGGATGGAACGGAAACGCTCGCCGGAAGCAGTTTGACGATGATTCAGGCCTTCCGCAACGTCCTCGAATATACCGGACTGCCTATCGAGAAGGTGCTGCCTTCCTTGACACTGGTACCTGCCCGCCAAGGCGGAATGGACAGCAGGAAAGGCTCGATCGCGGTCGGCAAGGATGCGGACTTCCTTATCCTGGACAGTGAATTATCGCTAAAGGCGACCTATGTGCAAGGCAAGGAAGTTTACCGAAACGAACTCATATAA
- a CDS encoding sugar phosphate isomerase/epimerase family protein — MALSNKIGVMVDSFNLGIREGLIKAKAVGADGVQIYAVNGEMAPDRLSPSARNELKAYLNSLGLEVSALCGDFGGHGFQDKHMNPEKIEKSKRIIDLALELGSNVVTTHIGIVPDDENGEIYDSMLRACEELGVYARSLNAYFAIETGPERCAHLKSFLDKLSTNGVSVNFDPANLIMVTGDDPAAGVIALKDYIVHTHVKDGVRYGEADPRDLYGFHGYAPDSEKVRLARQTCKEVPLGQGHVRFDDYFAALRTIGYNGYLTVERETGDDPARDIAEAVQFIRKYV; from the coding sequence ATGGCATTGTCTAATAAAATCGGCGTCATGGTGGACAGTTTTAATCTCGGCATTCGCGAAGGGTTGATCAAAGCGAAAGCGGTTGGCGCCGACGGCGTACAAATCTATGCGGTCAACGGCGAGATGGCTCCCGACCGGCTGTCGCCGTCCGCGCGGAACGAATTGAAGGCCTATCTAAATTCCCTCGGCCTGGAAGTGTCCGCGCTATGCGGGGACTTTGGCGGACATGGATTTCAGGATAAGCATATGAATCCCGAGAAGATCGAGAAGTCGAAGCGGATTATCGATCTTGCGTTAGAATTGGGCTCGAACGTGGTCACGACCCATATCGGCATCGTGCCGGACGACGAGAACGGCGAAATTTACGACAGCATGCTGCGCGCCTGCGAGGAGCTTGGCGTGTATGCAAGAAGCCTGAATGCGTATTTCGCGATTGAAACGGGTCCGGAACGGTGCGCGCATTTGAAGTCGTTCCTCGATAAACTGAGCACCAACGGCGTGTCGGTTAATTTCGATCCCGCCAATCTGATCATGGTTACCGGGGATGATCCCGCTGCCGGCGTCATTGCGCTGAAGGACTATATCGTGCATACGCATGTGAAAGACGGCGTCCGGTACGGAGAGGCCGACCCGAGAGACTTATACGGCTTCCATGGCTACGCGCCCGACAGCGAGAAGGTGCGGCTGGCTAGACAAACCTGCAAGGAAGTCCCGCTTGGCCAAGGGCATGTCCGCTTCGATGACTATTTTGCGGCGCTTCGGACAATCGGATACAACGGGTATTTGACGGTCGAACGGGAGACGGGCGACGATCCAGCGCGCGATATCGCGGAAGCGGTGCAGTTTATTCGAAAATACGTTTAA
- a CDS encoding ROK family protein, which translates to MMRDVYAGIDIGGTNTVVGLFNEQMKLVMKSSFATAKPDRITGAAPMLDRLADEVRRLADDRSAGGRLRRVGIGVPGQIDAVHGIVREASNLGWHDVHLAAEMKKRLNVPVAIEHDVRSYAKGEAAGGAGKGCRNLICLTIGTGIAAAIMADGAMVRGANGLAGEFGHDIVDGETAPCSCGKSGCLETIASATGIARLAEELVLAGRIPDLAARSGSITAQEVYQACMRGDKDARTLFERVGTLIGRKLAGLVYALDPEMIIVGGGVAAAGDLLLEPIRQELGRHCPHQASYLKVSAAQLGDEAGLIGALHTGLAGDERVDM; encoded by the coding sequence ATGATGCGCGACGTATACGCCGGGATCGACATCGGCGGGACGAATACCGTTGTCGGTCTATTTAACGAGCAAATGAAGCTGGTCATGAAAAGCAGTTTCGCGACGGCCAAGCCGGATCGGATCACGGGTGCTGCGCCGATGCTGGATCGCTTGGCGGACGAGGTGCGCCGGCTGGCGGACGATCGCAGCGCAGGCGGCAGACTGCGCCGGGTCGGGATCGGAGTACCGGGCCAGATCGATGCGGTGCATGGCATCGTTCGCGAGGCCAGCAACCTTGGCTGGCATGACGTCCACTTGGCGGCGGAGATGAAGAAACGGCTGAACGTGCCCGTGGCGATCGAGCATGACGTGCGTTCGTATGCGAAGGGAGAAGCGGCCGGCGGCGCAGGCAAGGGCTGCCGCAACTTGATCTGCCTGACCATCGGCACCGGCATCGCGGCAGCCATTATGGCGGATGGCGCGATGGTTCGCGGGGCGAACGGGCTGGCCGGCGAGTTCGGCCATGACATCGTGGACGGAGAAACGGCGCCATGCTCCTGCGGCAAGTCGGGGTGTCTGGAGACGATCGCCTCCGCGACCGGCATTGCCCGTCTCGCGGAAGAGCTGGTGCTTGCGGGCCGCATCCCCGATTTGGCTGCCCGGAGCGGTTCCATTACCGCACAAGAGGTTTATCAGGCTTGCATGCGAGGAGACAAGGATGCGCGAACGTTGTTTGAACGCGTAGGCACCTTGATCGGGCGCAAGCTTGCCGGGCTCGTGTATGCGCTGGACCCGGAGATGATTATCGTCGGCGGCGGCGTGGCGGCGGCGGGCGATCTATTGCTCGAGCCGATCAGGCAGGAGCTGGGGCGCCATTGTCCGCATCAAGCGTCGTATCTGAAGGTCTCGGCGGCGCAATTGGGTGACGAGGCCGGACTGATCGGCGCGCTTCATACCGGCCTGGCCGGCGATGAACGGGTCGATATGTGA
- a CDS encoding phytanoyl-CoA dioxygenase family protein, with the protein MKPYEDMQLPDLQTSYSLSGEQIAHYRENGHTIVRGVAAKEEIVPYREVIRQCVLADAKPMEPLEKRSTYGKAFIQVANLWERSEAARKFAFARRFAKIAADLMGVDGVRMYHDQALFKEPGGGHTPWHQDQVLWPIDTGKTITMWMPIVDIPAEMGSMTFASGSHKLGYAVDLLISDESHRTLKELIAAKGFPAVTYGAMAAGDATFHDGWTMHNAPANPTGDAREVMTVIYVADGARVAEEIRTRSQALDLAGCIPGAGPGDLIQSPLNPLLYSRSSPGQ; encoded by the coding sequence TTGAAACCTTACGAAGACATGCAATTGCCCGATCTGCAAACGAGCTATTCCCTCTCCGGTGAGCAGATTGCGCATTACCGCGAGAACGGTCATACGATCGTCAGAGGCGTCGCTGCCAAGGAAGAGATCGTCCCTTACCGGGAAGTGATCCGACAATGCGTGTTGGCCGATGCCAAGCCTATGGAACCGTTGGAAAAACGTTCGACTTACGGCAAAGCGTTCATCCAGGTCGCGAATTTATGGGAGCGCTCGGAGGCGGCCAGGAAATTCGCTTTTGCGCGGCGCTTCGCCAAGATCGCCGCAGACCTGATGGGCGTGGACGGCGTGCGCATGTATCACGATCAGGCATTGTTCAAGGAACCTGGAGGCGGCCATACGCCATGGCATCAGGACCAAGTATTGTGGCCGATCGATACGGGCAAGACGATCACGATGTGGATGCCGATCGTCGATATTCCCGCAGAGATGGGGTCGATGACTTTCGCTTCCGGCAGCCACAAGCTCGGTTACGCCGTTGATCTGCTGATTTCGGACGAATCGCACCGGACGCTCAAGGAGCTGATCGCGGCCAAAGGGTTCCCGGCCGTTACTTACGGTGCTATGGCGGCGGGAGATGCCACGTTCCATGACGGCTGGACGATGCATAATGCGCCGGCCAATCCGACCGGAGATGCGCGGGAAGTGATGACCGTCATCTACGTAGCCGACGGCGCGCGAGTAGCCGAGGAAATCCGCACGCGTTCCCAAGCGCTCGATCTCGCCGGCTGCATACCTGGCGCAGGGCCGGGAGATCTCATTCAAAGCCCGCTCAATCCGCTCTTATACAGCAGGTCTAGTCCAGGCCAATGA
- a CDS encoding AraC family transcriptional regulator, with translation MQVEQEAIGVDSGFPFWLTYRMRGRSEFAAPIFHFHDMHEIVIVHEGEGDFYIDNQRYAMKKGSVFAIAGNVLHRSAPDKSRPFLCSVVLFRPSIVKMLAADGDYDPLQPFYGDEGHRQWLTGEELSLCELTLVEMNGEWSGARVGCRHALVVLLHRLLLAINRRQTRQDEAAAPAPSRSAAWMDGILRYIDDHPLDERMTLDWLARQALVGPEHFSRTFRRVTGFTLPAYLCAKRMSRAKELLLHSDHSISYIADSCGFGSVSYFHHAFKKQAGITPALFRRISRTGEG, from the coding sequence TTGCAGGTCGAACAGGAAGCCATTGGCGTCGATTCCGGATTCCCCTTTTGGCTGACTTACCGCATGAGAGGCCGGTCGGAGTTCGCTGCCCCGATCTTTCATTTTCACGATATGCATGAAATCGTCATCGTTCACGAAGGAGAAGGCGACTTCTATATAGACAATCAAAGGTACGCGATGAAGAAGGGCAGCGTCTTTGCGATTGCCGGCAACGTGCTTCACCGATCGGCTCCGGACAAGAGCCGGCCGTTTCTGTGCTCGGTCGTTTTATTTCGCCCATCGATCGTGAAGATGCTTGCGGCTGACGGCGATTACGATCCGCTGCAGCCGTTCTATGGGGACGAAGGGCATCGGCAATGGCTGACAGGGGAGGAGCTGAGCCTATGCGAGCTCACGCTCGTCGAGATGAACGGCGAGTGGTCCGGCGCGCGGGTCGGCTGCCGTCATGCGCTTGTCGTGCTGCTTCATCGTCTGCTGCTCGCAATCAACCGCCGGCAGACCCGGCAGGACGAAGCTGCGGCGCCGGCCCCTTCGAGAAGCGCTGCATGGATGGATGGAATATTGCGTTATATTGACGATCATCCGCTGGATGAACGGATGACGCTGGACTGGCTGGCCCGGCAGGCACTGGTCGGACCCGAGCATTTTAGCCGTACGTTCCGGAGAGTGACAGGCTTTACGCTGCCGGCTTATCTATGTGCCAAACGGATGAGCAGGGCGAAGGAGCTTCTGCTGCATTCGGATCATTCGATTTCGTATATTGCCGATAGCTGCGGCTTCGGCAGCGTTTCTTATTTTCATCATGCGTTCAAGAAGCAGGCCGGCATAACGCCGGCTCTTTTCCGAAGGATCTCCCGGACGGGGGAGGGCTAG
- a CDS encoding sulfatase family protein, protein MDKPNILLITSDQQHWNTIGAFNKEIQTPNLDRLAQEGTTFTRAYCPNPTCTPSRASIITGMYPSQHGAWTLGTKLLEDRHTVGEDFAANGYRTALVGKAHFQPLIDTDAYPSLEAYPILQDLAFWKQFNGPFYGFDHVELARNHTNEAHVGQHYVLWMEEKGCLNWRDYFLPPTGTMDKTIEHKWPIPEEYHYNTWIAERSNALLEQFKANEEPFFLWSSFFDPHPDYLVPEPWDTMYDPDRLTIPKAVPGEHDRNPPHFRMTQEEDPDFGALRETGFGIHGYHSHVQRSPEERKRQVATYYGMVSCMDQAIGRILDKLDALGMADNTIVVFTTDHGHFFGQHGLQHKGGFHYEDLIRLPFMVRYPSRVPAGRVSPAIQSLVDLAPTFLSLAGLPVPSAMTGVNQSGVWLGERETARDHAICEFRHEPTTIHQKTYVDDRYKITVYYNQTYGEIFDLEEDPEEIRNLWDDPEHAALKTELLLKYAWAELGKESMPMPRIWHA, encoded by the coding sequence ATGGATAAACCTAACATTTTGCTCATTACCAGCGATCAGCAGCATTGGAATACGATCGGTGCCTTCAATAAGGAAATTCAGACGCCGAATTTGGACAGGCTGGCGCAGGAAGGAACGACGTTCACGAGAGCGTACTGTCCGAATCCGACCTGCACGCCGTCAAGAGCATCGATCATAACCGGGATGTATCCAAGTCAGCACGGCGCGTGGACGCTCGGCACCAAACTGCTGGAAGACCGGCATACCGTCGGCGAGGATTTCGCCGCTAACGGTTATCGGACGGCGCTGGTCGGCAAAGCGCATTTTCAGCCGCTGATCGACACGGATGCGTATCCGTCCTTAGAGGCCTATCCGATTTTGCAAGATTTGGCGTTCTGGAAGCAGTTCAATGGCCCCTTCTACGGATTCGACCATGTGGAATTGGCGCGCAACCATACGAACGAGGCGCATGTCGGTCAGCATTATGTGCTGTGGATGGAGGAGAAAGGCTGCTTGAATTGGCGCGATTACTTCCTTCCTCCGACAGGGACGATGGATAAAACGATCGAGCACAAATGGCCGATTCCGGAGGAGTACCATTACAATACGTGGATTGCCGAACGTTCGAACGCGCTGCTCGAGCAGTTTAAGGCGAATGAGGAGCCGTTCTTCCTATGGTCAAGCTTCTTCGACCCTCACCCGGACTATCTCGTGCCCGAACCGTGGGATACGATGTATGATCCGGATCGGCTCACGATTCCGAAGGCCGTTCCGGGCGAGCATGACCGCAATCCGCCGCATTTCCGAATGACGCAGGAGGAGGATCCGGATTTCGGCGCTTTGCGCGAAACGGGATTCGGCATTCATGGCTACCACTCCCATGTTCAGCGTTCTCCCGAAGAGCGCAAGAGACAGGTCGCGACGTATTACGGCATGGTTAGCTGCATGGATCAAGCCATCGGCCGGATATTGGATAAACTCGATGCGCTTGGCATGGCGGACAATACGATTGTCGTGTTTACGACGGACCATGGCCATTTCTTCGGTCAGCACGGCCTGCAGCATAAAGGCGGCTTCCATTACGAGGACTTGATCAGACTTCCGTTCATGGTCCGCTATCCTTCCCGCGTTCCGGCCGGACGCGTATCGCCGGCGATTCAATCGCTGGTGGATCTGGCGCCTACGTTCCTGTCTCTTGCAGGCTTGCCCGTACCTTCCGCAATGACGGGCGTGAATCAAAGCGGCGTATGGCTCGGGGAGCGGGAGACGGCCAGAGATCATGCCATCTGCGAATTCCGGCATGAGCCGACGACCATTCACCAGAAGACGTACGTCGATGACCGCTACAAAATCACGGTGTATTACAATCAAACCTATGGCGAAATATTCGATCTCGAAGAGGACCCGGAGGAAATTCGCAATCTATGGGATGATCCGGAGCATGCCGCTTTGAAGACGGAGCTGCTGCTGAAATACGCTTGGGCCGAGCTGGGAAAAGAATCGATGCCGATGCCGCGTATCTGGCATGCGTGA
- a CDS encoding cellulase family glycosylhydrolase, whose product MKAARSKFALLLALSLILSLSFVPASQAAGNGNFQVVNGKIYDPNGNRYVASGLDMYLSDGTADQVLAMFPGINFIRIPDDGMNAPSYFSSFINTMTAHGVVCEIEYHPWPTIDTSSEPSNYLSWINSLANYYKSNPYVWIGTMNEPTNAALTNEHVAVYNQVRSTGNNNIVVLYTEGANAQTPSSYASMHGVVWDSHFYGWLSDYSTNASTVQNAYLNGTKWIGGVNNAQFGSTYYSSTLSADGAIPLINGEFGPSTDDLSTDANANQVIDTVSNWAVTNGYSQGYSGWSWWRPGNGMDNVQNSGVLTTWGTQLKNAIQATKTWLSSQPGLGSANSLANTGFESGLSSWGTWGSASAVASNANSGSYSVKVPSGGGVYQDINASAGVSYNLSAYGKADAGGGSGAIYIKAKNASGTDIAGSEVDLNITSSSYSKKTTTYVAPAGTAKLEVGAWTSSGTIYCDDYSLTPNLLANPGFESGLTSWGSWGSVSAVTGNANSGSYSAKVTNGSGVFEQLNASAGTTYHLSAYGKADATGGSGAIYIKAKNASGADIAGSEVDLNITSSSYSQKTATYVAPAGTAKLEIGAWTSSGTIYCDDYVIY is encoded by the coding sequence ATGAAAGCAGCAAGAAGTAAATTCGCACTATTGTTGGCATTATCGCTCATCTTGTCTTTATCCTTCGTACCCGCCAGTCAAGCGGCGGGCAATGGGAATTTCCAGGTCGTAAACGGCAAAATTTACGACCCCAACGGTAACCGCTATGTCGCAAGCGGGTTAGACATGTATCTCAGCGACGGTACCGCCGACCAAGTCCTTGCCATGTTTCCGGGGATCAACTTCATCCGTATCCCTGATGATGGAATGAATGCTCCTTCCTACTTTTCGTCGTTCATCAATACAATGACCGCGCACGGCGTCGTCTGCGAGATCGAATACCATCCTTGGCCGACGATCGATACGAGCAGCGAGCCTAGCAATTACCTTAGTTGGATCAACTCACTCGCGAATTACTATAAGAGCAATCCCTATGTTTGGATCGGCACCATGAATGAGCCCACGAACGCCGCTTTAACCAATGAACACGTTGCCGTTTACAATCAAGTCAGAAGTACCGGCAACAATAATATCGTTGTCCTCTACACCGAGGGAGCGAATGCCCAAACCCCAAGCAGTTATGCTTCGATGCACGGGGTCGTCTGGGATTCACACTTCTATGGCTGGCTGTCCGACTATTCGACCAATGCAAGTACCGTTCAGAATGCCTATCTTAACGGCACCAAATGGATCGGCGGCGTTAACAACGCTCAATTCGGCTCCACGTATTATAGCAGCACCCTCAGCGCCGACGGGGCGATTCCGCTGATCAACGGGGAGTTCGGACCATCGACCGATGACCTGTCGACCGACGCTAACGCGAATCAAGTCATTGATACAGTCTCCAACTGGGCAGTTACCAATGGTTATTCGCAAGGTTATAGCGGCTGGAGCTGGTGGAGACCCGGCAACGGCATGGATAACGTGCAAAATAGCGGCGTGCTGACGACTTGGGGCACGCAGCTCAAGAATGCCATCCAGGCTACGAAAACGTGGTTAAGCAGCCAACCGGGACTTGGTTCGGCGAATTCGCTTGCCAATACCGGTTTCGAGTCGGGCTTGTCCTCATGGGGGACTTGGGGCAGCGCTTCGGCCGTAGCAAGCAATGCCAATTCCGGAAGCTACTCTGTCAAAGTGCCGAGCGGCGGCGGCGTGTATCAGGATATTAATGCAAGCGCCGGAGTCAGCTATAATCTGTCCGCCTACGGCAAAGCAGATGCAGGCGGCGGCAGCGGCGCCATCTATATCAAGGCCAAGAACGCAAGCGGTACCGATATCGCGGGTTCGGAAGTCGACCTCAACATTACATCCTCCAGCTATAGCAAGAAAACGACAACCTATGTAGCTCCTGCCGGTACGGCAAAACTGGAAGTCGGCGCCTGGACATCGTCCGGGACGATCTACTGCGATGATTATTCGCTTACGCCCAATTTACTTGCCAACCCCGGTTTTGAATCCGGCTTGACTTCATGGGGCAGCTGGGGCAGCGTTTCAGCCGTGACCGGAAATGCCAACTCCGGAAGCTATTCGGCCAAAGTTACGAACGGAAGCGGCGTATTCGAACAACTAAACGCTTCTGCCGGAACGACCTATCATCTCTCGGCTTACGGCAAAGCAGACGCAACCGGTGGCAGCGGCGCCATCTATATCAAGGCCAAGAACGCAAGCGGCGCCGATATCGCGGGTTCGGAAGTCGACCTCAACATTACATCCTCCAGCTACAGCCAGAAGACCGCCACTTACGTAGCTCCTGCAGGTACCGCAAAGCTGGAGATCGGAGCCTGGACGTCTTCCGGGACGATCTACTGCGACGATTACGTCATCTACTAA